In Campylobacter sp. RM16187, the DNA window TTTCAAGATCAAACTGATAGTTTTTAGCGTCCGCATCAAGAAGTATAAGAGCCGCCACATAAGCTCCAACAGCCACAAAGCCATTTGGCTCAAGCGAAAACTGCCCCGTAACGCCGTTTATAAGGTTATAGCTAACAGCTAATATAATAAAAATGGCGATATTGTTTAAAACCCTCAAAGAGTAATCATCAAAAATGTAGTGAGAGGCAACCAAAAATCCTACAGCCAAAGCAAAAAATATGATATGCGTAATCTTTGGAACTCTCATCTAAAACCTACTTTTCTCAAAGTTATAGCCTAAAATTCCGGTAGGCTTAAATATAAGAATAAGAATTAAAAATATAAAAGCAAAAGCATCTTTAAAGCCTGAAAATTCAGGACTTAAAGATACCACAACAACTTCGGTAAATCCGATAATAAATCCGCCAAGCACAGCTCCGCCGACAGAGCCTATACCGCCAAGAACGGCTGCGGCAAAGGCTTTAAGCCCTATCAAAACTCCCATCATAGGCTCGATAGAAGGATAGTTTAGCGACCAAAACACGCCGCCGATAGCTGCAAGCATGGATCCAAGCGCGAAGACTATCGCGATGATCAAATTTGCATCTATCCCCATCAAATTTACGGTATGTATATCAAATGCAAGCGCTCTTATCGCCATGCCGTATTTCGTGCGGTAGAGTATAAAAAGCGTGATAGCAAGCAAAATAAGAGTGATGATAGGCACCAGTACCGCACTCATCGCAACCGTAACATCGCCAAAGGTTAAGACCTTCTGCAAGTATTCAGGCACGATAAAGGCTTTAGGCTCACTACCGAAAATCACGTTAAAGAGATTTTCAAGCAAAAAGCTAATGCCGATAGCAGTGATAAGTAGCGAAATTCTAGGCGCTTTACGAAGCGGCTTATAAGCGATGGTATCTGTAATGATACCAAGTGCCGCACATATCGTCACGGCAAATACAACCGCCGCTATAAATGGCAAATTTAGTGAAACCATGCCAAAAAAGCAGACATAAGCTCCAACCATCATGATATCGCCGTGAGCGAAATTTATAAGCCTCAAAACGCCATAAACCATAGTGTAGCCTATGGCAATAAGCGCATACATACTGCCAAGGCTAAACCCGTTCACCATATTTTGTAAAAATAGTGAAAAATCCATCATCACTCCGAAGTTCGTTGTCTAAATTTCAAGGATTAACGTTTGCTTTAAATGTCGGTTTGCCGCCAACTATCTCTTTCATAACGACAGAGCGGATCGCGTTACCCTTCTCGTCTATGCTGATAACTCCTGAAACGCCTGAAAACTCTTTTGTCTTGTGAATTTGATCGTTTATACAAACACTGTCACTTGGATCTGCACACTTGTCCATAGCCTCAACCATCACAAAATACGCATCCGCTCCAAGAGCCGTAAAGCCCGCTATATCCCTTGTACCCTTTTCCTTCTCGTACTCGTCTAAAAATTTCTTAGAAAGCTCTGTAGGAGGATTTGAAGCGTCAAACGAATCGCTAAAGATAAATCCATTTACCGCATCTCCGCCAAGTTCTATAAATGTAGGATTTGCCACGCCGTCAGATCCGACCATAGGTTTGTTTAAATTTATCTGCTTAGCTTGGCGAGCTAGAAGCGATGCTTCAGGATGATATGTAGGCACATATACGAAGTCGGGATTTTTGCTCTTTATCTGCGATACTATGGCTTTAAAATCCTTATCGCCTGAGCTTATTTTAAGCTTTGATAAAACCTTGCCGCCGTTTTTTACAAATTCGCTTTCAAAGGTCTTAGCAAGCCCAAGAGAGTAAACCTGAGCTTGATCCACTACGATAACAGCAGTTTTGTATCCAAGCTCTTTTGCCGTAAATTCGGCCGCAGCCTTGCCTTGAAACGAATCCATAAAGCAAACTCTGCTACCAAATTTCACATTATCAAGAAGTTTATCTGATGTAGCAGCAGGTGCGATGACAGGAATTTTGCTTTTATCTGCGATAGCCATTACCTGCATGGTGTTTGCGGTAATAAGCTCGCCGATGATACCTACGGCTTTATTTTGCGAGATAGCCCTTGTTGTGGCGT includes these proteins:
- a CDS encoding branched-chain amino acid ABC transporter permease: MDFSLFLQNMVNGFSLGSMYALIAIGYTMVYGVLRLINFAHGDIMMVGAYVCFFGMVSLNLPFIAAVVFAVTICAALGIITDTIAYKPLRKAPRISLLITAIGISFLLENLFNVIFGSEPKAFIVPEYLQKVLTFGDVTVAMSAVLVPIITLILLAITLFILYRTKYGMAIRALAFDIHTVNLMGIDANLIIAIVFALGSMLAAIGGVFWSLNYPSIEPMMGVLIGLKAFAAAVLGGIGSVGGAVLGGFIIGFTEVVVVSLSPEFSGFKDAFAFIFLILILIFKPTGILGYNFEKSRF
- a CDS encoding ABC transporter substrate-binding protein is translated as MKKITTLALSLAAISSFGFAKEITIAAVMPVTGPVAAYGQTAYEGVTLANKMRPTLKNGDTIKVVLLDTRGEKVETSNATTRAISQNKAVGIIGELITANTMQVMAIADKSKIPVIAPAATSDKLLDNVKFGSRVCFMDSFQGKAAAEFTAKELGYKTAVIVVDQAQVYSLGLAKTFESEFVKNGGKVLSKLKISSGDKDFKAIVSQIKSKNPDFVYVPTYHPEASLLARQAKQINLNKPMVGSDGVANPTFIELGGDAVNGFIFSDSFDASNPPTELSKKFLDEYEKEKGTRDIAGFTALGADAYFVMVEAMDKCADPSDSVCINDQIHKTKEFSGVSGVISIDEKGNAIRSVVMKEIVGGKPTFKANVNP